In Aptenodytes patagonicus chromosome 6, bAptPat1.pri.cur, whole genome shotgun sequence, one genomic interval encodes:
- the FKBP7 gene encoding peptidyl-prolyl cis-trans isomerase FKBP7: protein MGRGLTLLLLPLALLAAPAQAEGGTAAAAEVKIEVLHLPEVCSPRSKKGDLLNAHYDGFLASDGSKFYCSRTQNEGHPKWFVLGVGQVIKGLDIAMMNMCPGEKRKVIIPPSLAYGQQGYAQGKIPPNATLIFEIELYAVNKGPRSVEAFHQIDKDSDKKLSELEISQYLKEEFARDGKKRHPSVHDEILADIFKKNDHDGDGFISAKEYNVYQHDEL, encoded by the exons ATGGGCCGCGGGCTGACCCTGCTCCTCCTGCCGCTGGCCCTGCTTGCCGCCCCGGCGCAGGCCGAAGgcggcacggcggcggcggcggaggttAAAATAGAGGTGCTGCACCTCCCCGAGGTCTGCAGCCCGAGGAGCAAGAAGGGGGATCTGCTGAACGCGCACTACGACGGTTTCCTGGCCAGCGACGGATCCAAGTTTTACTGCAG TCGGACGCAAAATGAAGGTCATCCAAAATGGTTCGTTCTGGGTGTTGGACAAGTCATAAAAGGGTTAGATATTGCTATGATGAATATGTGTCCTGGAGAAAAACGGAAAGTGATCATTCCTCCGTCATTAGCATATGGACAGCAAGGATACg cACAGGGCAAGATTCCACCCAATGCAACACTGATCTTTGAGATTGAACTTTATGCAGTAAATAAGGGACCTCGCAGTGTTGAAGCATTTCATCAAATAGACAAGGACAGTGACAAGAAACTCTCTGAACTTGAG atAAGCCAGTATTTGAAAGAAGAATTTGCAAGAGATGGCAAAAAACGTCATCCCTCAGTCCATGATGAAATCTTAGCTGATATATTTAAGAAGAATGACCATGATGGAGATGGTTTCATATCAGCAAAGGAGTACAATGTCTACCAGCATGATGAACTCTAA
- the PLEKHA3 gene encoding pleckstrin homology domain-containing family A member 3 isoform X1 encodes MEGVLYKWTNYLAGWQPRWFVLDNGILSYYDSQDDVCKGSKGSIKMAVCEIKVHATDNTRMELIIPGEQHFYMKAVNAAERQRWLVALGSAKACLADTRTKKEKEISETNESLKTKMSELRLYCDLLMQQVHTIQEFVHRDETRSPPSIENMNEASSLLSATCNTFITTLEECVKIANAKFKPEMFQLPHPDPLVSPVSPSPVQMMKRSISHPGPCYSERNNHSVKEPISALHRFSQRRRRTYSDTESYSDTPFEDSQRSAHCSRSAVNGDLVSSTIPEENRSVSKERSELEETLSSFSS; translated from the exons ATGGAGGGGGTCCTGTACAAGTGGACCAACTACCTGGCGG GTTGGCAGCCTCGGTGGTTTGTTTTAGACAATGGGATATTGTCATACTATGATTCACAAGATGATGTTTGCAAAGGCAGCAAAGGAAGTATAAAGATGGCTGTGTGTGAAATAAAAG TTCATGCAACAGACAACACAAGAATGGAGCTAATCATCCCTGGGGAACAGCATTTCTATATGAAAGCAGTTAACGCAGCCGAAAGGCAAAGGTGGCTGGTAGCACTGGGGAGTGCAAAAGCCTGTTTAGCAGataccagaacaaaaaaagaaaaag AAATAAGTGAGACCAATGAATCTCTTAAAACCAAAATGTCTGAACTTCGTCTCTACTGTGATCTTTTAATGCAGCAAGTTCACACAATACAAGAATTTGTTCACCGTGATGAGACTCGCTCTCCTCCCAGCATTGAG aacatgAATGAAGCCTCTTCCTTGCTTAGTGCCACATGTAATACATTTATCACAACACTTGAAGAATGTGTGAAGATCGCTAATGCCAAGTTTAAGCCAGAAATGTTCCAGCTGCCTCACCCTGATCCCTTAGTTTCTCCTGTGTCACCATCACCTGTCCAAATG atGAAGCGTTCCATTAGTCACCCTGGTCCTTGCTATTCAGAAAG GAATAATCACTCTGTAAAAGAACCAATTTCAGCTCTTCACAGATTTTCACAGCGGCGCAGAAGAACATACTCGGATACAGAATCTTACAGTGATACTCCCTTTGAAGATTCTCAGA GATCTGCTCACTGTTCTAGAAGTGCTGTCAATGGAGATCTGGTATCATCAACCATTCCTGAAGAAAATAGATCAGTATCAAAGGAAAGATCTGAACTGGAAGAGActctttcatccttttcttcttga
- the PJVK gene encoding pejvakin isoform X1, whose product MFAAATKNFVKQVGDGERLVPVPSLSEADKYQPLSLVIKKRKCLLSKKSKFASTPFTLKDILQGEKEISAGVSSYQLLNYEDKSDVSLNGRRGNQIMNDVGFDIAGSDSVAFKASFGIVTKHEVEVPTLLKELTTRKINFDHCLVHQSRKSRMEILCVVMESIRTTRQCSLTVHTGMRGETMRFHIIEDQNYKGRDKAIVFPAHTTIAFSVFELYIHLDGNFELCVTPISKGGFEKEKSGSSSLTSLTKLRRLKSNLFHRNKRVVDTIANSDAYLEDLFTDYYEKAASMTDLSTSYLREGSHIRINLLNNNIPRGPCVLCGMGSSKRETVYGCLECSFNGQKYVRLHAVPCFDLWHKRVK is encoded by the exons ATGTTTGCTGCTGCAACCAAGAACTTTGTTAAACAGGTCGGTGATGGAGAAAGACTAGTTCCAGTGCCCAGTCTCAGTGAAGCTGATAAATACCAACCCCTGAGCCTTGtgattaagaaaagaaaatgtttgctttcaaaaaaatctaaatttgcTTCAACACCTTTCACATTAAAAGACATTCTTCAAGGGGAGAAAGAAATTTCTGCAG GTGTCTCGTCTTACCAGTTGCTCAACTATGAAGACAAATCAGATGTTTCGCTTAATGGTAGAAGAGGAAATCAGATAATGAATGATGTTGGGTTTGATATTGCTGGATCAGATTCTGTTGCCTTTAAAGCTTCGTTTGGCATAGTGACCAAACATGAGGTTGAAGTACCAACATTACTTAAAGAACTTACTACAAG aaaaataaactttgatCATTGTCTAGTCCATCAATCAAGAAAAAGTAGGATGGAAATTTTGTGCGTGGTCATGGAAAGTATTAGAACTACAAGGCAGTGCTCATTAACTGTCCATACTGGAATGCGTGGAGAGACAATGAGG TTTCACATTATTGAAGATCAGAATTATAAAGGGCGGGACAAAGCCATTGTTTTTCCTGCACATACAACTATTGCTTTTAGTGTATTTGAACTTTATATTCATTTGGATGGTAATTTTG aaCTCTGTGTGACTCCAATTTCAAAAGGAGGatttgaaaaagagaaatctgGATCATCTTCACTGACTTCACTGACCAAATTAAGGAGGTTAAAGAGTAATCTGTTTCATCGAA ATAAAAGAGTAGTGGATACCATTGCTAACTCTGATGCTTACTTGGAGGACCTTTTTACAGATTATTATGAAAAAGCTGCGAGCATGACTGATCTCTCTACAAGCTATCTCAGAGAAGGGTCTCATATCCGAATTAATTTACTTAATAACAACATCCCCAGAGGTCCCTGTGTCCTTTGTGGAATGGGAAGTTCTAAAAGGGAGACAGTCTACGGATGCCTAGAGTGTTCTTTTAACGGACAAAAGTACGTACGGCTGCATGCTGTGCCCTGTTTTGACCTCTGGCATAAGAGAGTCAAGTAA
- the PJVK gene encoding pejvakin isoform X2 codes for MLQLVGDGERLVPVPSLSEADKYQPLSLVIKKRKCLLSKKSKFASTPFTLKDILQGEKEISAGVSSYQLLNYEDKSDVSLNGRRGNQIMNDVGFDIAGSDSVAFKASFGIVTKHEVEVPTLLKELTTRKINFDHCLVHQSRKSRMEILCVVMESIRTTRQCSLTVHTGMRGETMRFHIIEDQNYKGRDKAIVFPAHTTIAFSVFELYIHLDGNFELCVTPISKGGFEKEKSGSSSLTSLTKLRRLKSNLFHRNKRVVDTIANSDAYLEDLFTDYYEKAASMTDLSTSYLREGSHIRINLLNNNIPRGPCVLCGMGSSKRETVYGCLECSFNGQKYVRLHAVPCFDLWHKRVK; via the exons GTCGGTGATGGAGAAAGACTAGTTCCAGTGCCCAGTCTCAGTGAAGCTGATAAATACCAACCCCTGAGCCTTGtgattaagaaaagaaaatgtttgctttcaaaaaaatctaaatttgcTTCAACACCTTTCACATTAAAAGACATTCTTCAAGGGGAGAAAGAAATTTCTGCAG GTGTCTCGTCTTACCAGTTGCTCAACTATGAAGACAAATCAGATGTTTCGCTTAATGGTAGAAGAGGAAATCAGATAATGAATGATGTTGGGTTTGATATTGCTGGATCAGATTCTGTTGCCTTTAAAGCTTCGTTTGGCATAGTGACCAAACATGAGGTTGAAGTACCAACATTACTTAAAGAACTTACTACAAG aaaaataaactttgatCATTGTCTAGTCCATCAATCAAGAAAAAGTAGGATGGAAATTTTGTGCGTGGTCATGGAAAGTATTAGAACTACAAGGCAGTGCTCATTAACTGTCCATACTGGAATGCGTGGAGAGACAATGAGG TTTCACATTATTGAAGATCAGAATTATAAAGGGCGGGACAAAGCCATTGTTTTTCCTGCACATACAACTATTGCTTTTAGTGTATTTGAACTTTATATTCATTTGGATGGTAATTTTG aaCTCTGTGTGACTCCAATTTCAAAAGGAGGatttgaaaaagagaaatctgGATCATCTTCACTGACTTCACTGACCAAATTAAGGAGGTTAAAGAGTAATCTGTTTCATCGAA ATAAAAGAGTAGTGGATACCATTGCTAACTCTGATGCTTACTTGGAGGACCTTTTTACAGATTATTATGAAAAAGCTGCGAGCATGACTGATCTCTCTACAAGCTATCTCAGAGAAGGGTCTCATATCCGAATTAATTTACTTAATAACAACATCCCCAGAGGTCCCTGTGTCCTTTGTGGAATGGGAAGTTCTAAAAGGGAGACAGTCTACGGATGCCTAGAGTGTTCTTTTAACGGACAAAAGTACGTACGGCTGCATGCTGTGCCCTGTTTTGACCTCTGGCATAAGAGAGTCAAGTAA
- the PLEKHA3 gene encoding pleckstrin homology domain-containing family A member 3 isoform X2, translated as MEGVLYKWTNYLAVHATDNTRMELIIPGEQHFYMKAVNAAERQRWLVALGSAKACLADTRTKKEKEISETNESLKTKMSELRLYCDLLMQQVHTIQEFVHRDETRSPPSIENMNEASSLLSATCNTFITTLEECVKIANAKFKPEMFQLPHPDPLVSPVSPSPVQMMKRSISHPGPCYSERNNHSVKEPISALHRFSQRRRRTYSDTESYSDTPFEDSQRSAHCSRSAVNGDLVSSTIPEENRSVSKERSELEETLSSFSS; from the exons ATGGAGGGGGTCCTGTACAAGTGGACCAACTACCTGGCGG TTCATGCAACAGACAACACAAGAATGGAGCTAATCATCCCTGGGGAACAGCATTTCTATATGAAAGCAGTTAACGCAGCCGAAAGGCAAAGGTGGCTGGTAGCACTGGGGAGTGCAAAAGCCTGTTTAGCAGataccagaacaaaaaaagaaaaag AAATAAGTGAGACCAATGAATCTCTTAAAACCAAAATGTCTGAACTTCGTCTCTACTGTGATCTTTTAATGCAGCAAGTTCACACAATACAAGAATTTGTTCACCGTGATGAGACTCGCTCTCCTCCCAGCATTGAG aacatgAATGAAGCCTCTTCCTTGCTTAGTGCCACATGTAATACATTTATCACAACACTTGAAGAATGTGTGAAGATCGCTAATGCCAAGTTTAAGCCAGAAATGTTCCAGCTGCCTCACCCTGATCCCTTAGTTTCTCCTGTGTCACCATCACCTGTCCAAATG atGAAGCGTTCCATTAGTCACCCTGGTCCTTGCTATTCAGAAAG GAATAATCACTCTGTAAAAGAACCAATTTCAGCTCTTCACAGATTTTCACAGCGGCGCAGAAGAACATACTCGGATACAGAATCTTACAGTGATACTCCCTTTGAAGATTCTCAGA GATCTGCTCACTGTTCTAGAAGTGCTGTCAATGGAGATCTGGTATCATCAACCATTCCTGAAGAAAATAGATCAGTATCAAAGGAAAGATCTGAACTGGAAGAGActctttcatccttttcttcttga